aaaagggcgaaatcgcttgaagcaacgcccagtttttatatacagtcggccgtatgtccttccgctcggccgttaacacgataacttgaacaaaaatcgacatatctttcctaaacttagttcaggtacttatctgaacacactttgtattggtataaaaaatggccgaaatccgactatgaccacgcccactttttcgatatcgaaaatttcgaaaaatgaaaaaaaattcaacaccaaacatgaaaaaaataaaaaaaaaaaaaaaaataacaataattatcattagaaaaaaaaaattattgttctggccttgagctcgaatcgaaccttgaatcatttatcaacaggccgataaaaacaaaaacaattgttaataaaccatgagcacttgggaatgtcaaacaaagtaattgacaataaacaaaaatccaacattatcagtgatttgcaccagatggcgcaacgctgaataaatatggttggtaaaaaggaatagaagtagcaaatttgccagtcaaacacaccaccgctgtatagccaaatggttagcacagcatgcctaaagcgtactgatgatgaaggcttagcacccttcgaaatggatctatctgcgcagctatggcaggttgtctgaaaaattttctacttactattccaaaaacaaaaatacaatttttcaaatttagaaaaattaaaaaaaaaaaaaataacaataattatcattagaaaaaaaaaaattattgttctggccttgagctcgaatcgaaccttgaatcatttatcaacaggccgataaaaacaaaaacaaaagtaaagtATAATTTACTTTCTCCTCTTATTTAATTTATATCTAATTTATCTTTTTATATAGcgatcgccgtggtgtgatggtagcaccgccgactacaccgaagatcctgggttcacgccccagccAAAGCAACAACATaagttttttcagttagaagacaatttttctaagcagggtctctcctcggcagtatttggcaagcagtccgaatgtatttttgccataaaaagcttctcagtgaaaactcatctgccttgcagatgccgttcggagtcggcataaaacaattaggtcccgtcccgccaatttttaggaaatacttaaaaaaagcgcatgaagcaaattggaagagaagctcggcataaaatctcttcggaggctatcgcgcgtTACATTTTGGCCctttttggtttttattaatacttaagtctttcttattttgatattttaccTAATATaggtttggttttatttttttaaattttaaattaggttattttgatttttttgttttctttttatttattttattttgtttaatttattttgttttaattatttttttgttttgttttattttgttttatttaaaatttttattggattttattttatttggcttaattttattttactttgggttatttaattttgtttggttttattttgttttgatttatttcattttattttgttatatgttactttattttcttttatttaattatattatattatataatttttttattttttttatttattttcttttattataattttattttaatttaatttttattttttttttttattttattatacttcgttttattatatttcattaaaatttattgCTTCTTCGTGATTGTTAAAATTATGTTCTTCGTTGCAAGCACTTCGTTGACAATGAACCTGGTTGCACTGAATTTAGCGACAAAATCAAACAAGATGATTGCAATAATTTCGATCTTGGACACATAATCTGCACTTCTGTTAGTTTCTACGCACAAGCACTATGTAACGATCGCTTGTTAATATCGCAAAATTGTTTCCACCACAGTGCGAGAATCGCGGTTCTGGTACCATTCATAAAAATGAGTTTTACAAAAAGAATATTAAACAAGATGATTGTTTTTTGAGATTAGTTGCAATGTAAATCAATGATTATAGCagagaaataaaaaaatcgtTGGCGTTGGCCATTTAACACAAGTCGGACGGACTACATGGTCACTTGGCTGGGTTTGGAAATATATGTAACTACATTACAGCCGAAATTGAGACAGAGGTAGACACTGGCGATTACCAATCGTCAACATCTACTGTTATTTTTGGTAGTATAAAGCAGACTAACCTCACTAAACGTAAGAAAACATTCTCACTTGACTTATGGATGAAACTCCAAAACACTGATCAGGTTCTTTTGTTCTCAAACAGTAGGCCCTTTATTCGTCTTTCGACACTATTTCCCAGTAAAATTGTGGTACTCCCCGCGTGCTCCTTCTTTCAATTTGTTTGTATTTGATGGAATTGAGACCTCTCAATAGTAATATTTTGAGTAAATACTTTTGTTGCATAAGTATTTATTTTGTGACCAATATTTCTATACCTGAAACGATTACTAATTtgatatcttttatataaaccttttctaattttctatgtGTTTCGTAACCCTGAGTCCAGGTTCAACACACTTTGACATCAGATagggcatttaaaaaaaaaaaacagatagggcgttcttcaaacaaaattataatatagggtgtttttgaaacaaattctgaaacaggatgttattcaaacatttttgagatagtggCTTTGAAACTGCAGCCCACATAGAATGATAGTGTTTTCAGCAGTCGATATATTCTCTTTATTATTATCAATTTCCAATCTTAGCGTGCGCTTATTAGAtccttttagtaaaaaaaaattataactttttaatttaattcttttttttttgaatgaaaaACTCAGTAGTGTTATATGAAAATTGCACTCcatattttattgattttgcaCAATTAATAAATTTGTCATTCCCTATAGCTGAAAGCCGCGCTTCAACGACAAATGTACGAGTATCTACTGGGCAAAGGGGATTTTTACGTGGGATAAATTTATGTATGATCCATCCTCCTTATTATTCACATAATAAGATTTTTGGCATGTAAATTACTTTTCGATCCGATAAATAACACAGACCACGATTTCTCAGGAACCTCGtttttctttgatacattcatTGACTGAGATTTTCTGTAAGATGGATCACTAGAATAACCAGTCAGAAACTGACACATTTACTATGTGGTTGAATTTACCGTAAATCACTTAATAATTGACTGCAGTTCTCTGGTATGCAAGTTAGCTTCGGTTTAGGTTTTAATTCAAATGAAAAATCGCTGTTACAATTTTGTACCTTTGCCTCTTCACGCCGATCGCTGCTTTTGAGTGACGATCTTGATGCCTTCGTTTTAGGTAAAGCGCCGTGGGACATTTTTTAACTAAGCCAATAAAGTGTTGCCGTTTTTTTGATAGTATTTGGTTCCTGTTGTTATAGGATCacattttattcattttattttgttgattttccgacggtgaataattgatgtatattggaccgATTTTCCGTCCCTTGGCAAACTAGGTTGAGATACAACCCGGTTTCGTCGTTGTGCCACCTTCAGTGTATACTGCGCAAACCAaatgatggaaaatcgttccaatatacatcgatcATATTTTACTTATCCGGTTATAGTGAAAGCGTTTAAGGTCGCGCCAGTCAGCGTTTGGTTGCCACAAGTCGTTGGGTTTGTCAAAGAGCCTGTCTGCGTTAACGAGAGTTGGTGGAAACagcttttcaaaattattttttgtttttagaccATCCACAAACAGTTTTATTCTTTTTTTGACGTAAAATGATTGATcaagatataaaaaattataaaaacaacgGATGgaaatttcaaatacaaaatttaaaacaacgTGATTATTCACAGGGGAAGATATAAATCAAAACTGATGGAAATTTCAATgcgtaattttttgttaactttttttcCATGTTAAATACACCTACAAGGTATAaccatttatgaaattattgaCGTTTTTCCgcaattgaaaatatttcaaaattccataacgcacacatacatatacatagacTCTATTTTTGACAAGACGAAGTTCGTCGCGATTATTTTGCGGCAGCAGGGCATTGTGTTTACAGATTTGCTTTTAGTCttgaaaatattttgtatatttgtgACTTTTCTTAAATAAGAAAAATCACATGCTCAATGAGAAGTGTAGTTTTAACATTATTTAGTCAATTAAGGTAGTCTAAAAAGAAATcattgattgaaaaatgattataaatttttggtcacctaatgttaaaaaacttgattccaaaatgtggttgaaaaattattttcagttttctATCACCAAAAGTTAACCaattttattattctttttgctcatttttataaAGTCTTAAAATCTAATCAtcaaagttattcaaaaatgatttcaaaaagtgatcgaaaaatgattttcagtttttgtccAATTGTATGAAAACTCAATATTTAGTCACAAAAAGTAATCAAATTCAAATGCTGTGTGGGTTGTAAGACTTAGTTTACATATAACAATATTATCTTAATTGTCGTATTAAGCTCGTAATCGGTAATTAtgtaactagatttcccatataagtTTTCCACTACGATAACCGGtaattctgaacaaattttagagatgccgaCTACTTTTCGTAGACCAATTACCACCTCTAGAGTGTCAGGAAGATCCTAGATGCAAgacccggtcaaagcaacatcaaaaattaaataaaataatttaatttgttttaagctaaacggttttattgaacacaatacttacattaagcaataatgatactaaaagctagaaaataattaggtaggtcctaggttctagtcatcgcactcctcatcaatctagggcgttgatcagaaaataaaataaaagcgtgggccgcgtcaaatttctattgatagccaACCGCTCATATCTTAACAAatgatatttatactcagctgagcagagcccacagagtatattaaaacggtaccccgtaacagcgTAAActactcgagatagatatagacttctgtatatcaaaattatctgggcgaaaaaagtaatccatttagccatgtccgtccgtacgtccgtctgtctgcccgtgaatacgataacttgagtaaattttgagctttcTTGATGGAATTTAGtgtgcaggttcctgggcactcatctcagagcgctatttaaaatgaacgaaatcggactattaccacgcccactttttcgatatcgaaaatttcgaaaaacagaaaaagtgcgataattcattaccaaagacggataaagcgatgaaacttggtaggtggattgaccttatgacgcagaaatgaaaatgtttaaaattttggacaatgggcgtggcaccgccaacttttaaaataaggtaatttaaaagttttgcaagctgtaatttggcagtcgttgaagatgtcaagattaattttggcaggaacgttactcctattactgtatgtgtgctaaataaaaattagcaaaatcgaatgaagtgggcgtgttccacttaaaaaaaataaaaaaattttaagtcaaattttaaaaaaaatttaatatctttacagtatataagaaaattatatcAACAATCAGCTCCaataatgatacggtgcaacaaaatacaaaaattaaacaaaattccaAAATAGGCGTGGTTCcctccttttcatttaatttgtctaaaatacttttaatgccataagtcgaacaaaaatttaccaatccacgtgaaatttggtaagagcattgcttctgtgatgataactgttttctgtgaaaatgggcgaaatcggttgaagccacgcccggtttttatacaaagtcgaccgtctgtccctccgctcggccgttaatatgataacttaagcaaaaatctatatatctttactaaaatgagtatcgaccaatagccatactccctttcctctctacggtcgttgaacgtattctacatgggcaaatcgtaccatatgtatatgaatacaagctcctgtcagtcagtccggtttcaggtcaaagcggagctgtacaacggcactattatctgtgacagaagaaattcctgagcgagtggatgaaagttacattgccttcttaacacttcttgaccactataaagcttttgattctgtagaccacactctgctctgtaggaagctggaaaacttatttaacttctctggtcatgcagttgcccttataagatcatatcttggctaTAGGACTCAAgtagtatgtatagatggtgaaaagtctgacttcctacatgtcttaagaggcgtccctcaaggctctatcttgggtcctctgttatttgttctgtatataaatgacttacccgatgcccttaagtattgtaatgttcatatcaacgctgatgatgtgcagttgtttacgtgttgtcctcgtgatcaaactagcttgtgcataagtaacttaaaccacagTGAATGAATGACTTAtttataaacccgaataagttaaaatgtattgttattcatagaaggtcttttacCACTAATTATtgagagaatgtagtgttcgacaattccgttatagaatacgtagatacggcgaaaaacttaggtgtaatttttaacaaaacattgacatggagaccatatttttagaacggttggaacagtgtatggaatgcttcgtacactatggttaacacagtatttcacgcctttgcacataagactacttctggctaaagcgtacttaatacctacgctactgcatggttgtgtgatttacttaaactgtgactatctgtgcaagaacaaactaaatgttttttacaacaacattgctagatatgtttatgggttgaaaagatttgaccacgtatctcaacatgctgaaaggttgctaaatatttctttcgaaaatcttttaaaagtcaaaacactgtccttcctccataaattgatacacacgaaggaacctgactatctatatcgtaagcttatttttctgcaatcatcaagatcggtgcttcttcttaagcacatcagataccgctcgctaacctctgagcgccaattctttgttactgcaatacgtctttggaactccctacctacaagtcttcgactcttaagtaatgctctgcacttcaaaaagagctaacatcactTTTTAACGACTTCTAAACTGGatctaaaatttttgttgttaaaatgttcatttccaagtccttttcctttctctgtgtcttctttctttatttgttaaatactatttgatctataaccagccaaaggttatcatcactactgctgtcttttaatatttattaattacttttctttagttttaagatttacatttacatacataaa
The Eurosta solidaginis isolate ZX-2024a chromosome 5, ASM4086904v1, whole genome shotgun sequence DNA segment above includes these coding regions:
- the LOC137233595 gene encoding uncharacterized protein; protein product: MSHGALPKTKASRSSLKSSDRREEAKVQNCNSDFSFELKPKPKLTCIPENCSQLLSDLRDPSYRKSQSMNVSKKNEVPEKSWSVLFIGSKSNLHAKNLIM